One Gordonia mangrovi genomic region harbors:
- a CDS encoding alpha/beta-hydrolase family protein, which yields MTARGRCGPHPIVSVAAALAATAALWPSGLPRSAMVSAVVTAGCVAVVTASVLMATRRSPARPATIVAAGAGSLGFACCAALLSMSWQNGLRDALGAPAVGPGWAAVSVTGGLLAFVAIVWLPRITALVVAMTVALLAGFLPAAQADDPADQTPDVPAGIFYAQNDSNAQNDDMSALHRDAAAQRSADLVTRWVRAGGLDRRAVVIAVPTGSGWVDAAAVAGYRRRFGGDVTVVAMQYSARPSWQTFVADRSSAGHTATALLREVLDRIGARPPARRPEVHVYGQSLGAVGAETARVWADRTRPGALTETVLVGIPGDAVAEHPGAGSPRVVIANDSDPIPRWSWSVLWRPPRHMADTRIVGRRTPQPLWLPLIGFLQTSVDLLGSLDGAPGVGHRYGPEQGVGSPSS from the coding sequence GTGACCGCGCGCGGCCGTTGCGGGCCGCATCCGATCGTCTCGGTGGCTGCGGCGCTGGCCGCGACCGCGGCGTTGTGGCCCTCCGGGTTGCCCCGGTCGGCGATGGTGTCGGCGGTTGTGACGGCGGGGTGCGTCGCCGTCGTCACCGCGTCCGTGCTGATGGCCACCCGGAGATCGCCGGCCCGGCCCGCCACGATCGTCGCCGCCGGCGCGGGATCGCTCGGGTTCGCATGCTGCGCAGCCCTTCTCAGCATGTCCTGGCAGAACGGGCTGCGCGACGCCCTCGGCGCTCCCGCGGTGGGACCGGGGTGGGCGGCCGTGTCGGTCACCGGAGGTCTGCTGGCCTTCGTGGCGATTGTGTGGCTGCCCCGCATCACGGCGCTGGTCGTGGCGATGACCGTCGCCCTGCTCGCCGGCTTCCTGCCCGCGGCGCAGGCCGACGACCCCGCCGATCAGACACCCGACGTACCCGCGGGCATCTTCTATGCCCAGAACGACTCCAATGCCCAGAACGACGACATGTCTGCTCTCCACCGGGATGCCGCAGCGCAGCGCAGTGCCGACCTCGTCACCCGCTGGGTACGTGCCGGCGGTCTCGACCGCCGCGCCGTGGTGATCGCCGTACCGACCGGTTCGGGGTGGGTGGACGCCGCCGCGGTGGCCGGCTACCGTCGCCGATTCGGGGGCGACGTCACGGTGGTGGCGATGCAGTATTCGGCTCGGCCGTCGTGGCAGACGTTCGTCGCCGACCGGTCGTCGGCCGGGCACACGGCGACCGCGCTGCTGCGGGAGGTGCTCGACCGTATCGGTGCCCGCCCGCCGGCGCGCCGACCGGAAGTCCATGTCTACGGACAGAGCCTGGGTGCCGTGGGCGCCGAGACCGCCCGCGTGTGGGCGGACCGGACACGTCCGGGCGCACTCACCGAGACGGTGCTCGTGGGGATTCCGGGTGACGCGGTGGCCGAGCACCCCGGGGCCGGCTCCCCCCGCGTCGTGATCGCCAACGATTCCGACCCGATTCCGCGATGGTCGTGGTCAGTGCTCTGGCGGCCGCCCCGACACATGGCCGACACCCGTATCGTCGGCCGCCGCACACCACAACCGCTCTGGCTGCCGCTGATCGGATTTCTGCAGACCTCGGTCGATCTGCTCGGATCGCTCGACGGCGCACCCGGCGTCGGCCACCGCTACGGACCAGAACAGGGTGTCGGCAGCCCGTCCTCGTGA
- a CDS encoding sensor histidine kinase, translating into MGARPTVSGEVMTMFRGVRSLSGRVATLVAREIAEHPAARDPAVQRYVRSPMNWFFLFAATVLFAVSWPTLSLTHSIPAYAQPVVAAFASFPLAFAFSAPVAGWAVSVVSAQLIGLLVPTVNGWPWSIQVTHIISLVVLTFAACLRCPLRWIPVVWISTSIVFVLGAPADARAGWAFGLAFGAVVIGLIRILASSRRQLAASTEQKQVVESQKAILQERTRIARDLHDVVAHRMSVVVVMAQTARYRLADVSDEAAAEFEAIAVSARASLDEVRQMLGVLRTDGESPAAPNPGLDDLPSLVGQTRLTGATVDLVDSVVHEKISATAGVVIYRIVQESLANATRHAPGSSVEITVLPAHAGVTEVCARNTAPTAEPVCLPGVGAGIVGMTERAAAVGGVLTAEPTADGGFQVRALIPDNAGHRVDAVGSAVGVSE; encoded by the coding sequence GTGGGTGCGCGTCCTACGGTGAGTGGCGAGGTGATGACGATGTTTCGTGGGGTGAGATCGCTGTCGGGTCGGGTGGCGACACTGGTGGCGCGAGAGATCGCCGAGCATCCGGCGGCGCGTGACCCGGCTGTTCAGCGCTACGTCCGTTCGCCGATGAACTGGTTTTTCCTGTTCGCGGCGACTGTGCTGTTCGCGGTGTCATGGCCGACGCTGTCGCTGACCCATTCGATACCTGCCTACGCCCAGCCGGTCGTGGCGGCCTTCGCCTCGTTCCCCCTCGCCTTCGCATTCTCTGCGCCGGTGGCCGGTTGGGCCGTGTCGGTGGTCTCGGCGCAGCTGATCGGTCTGCTGGTGCCGACGGTCAACGGCTGGCCGTGGTCCATTCAGGTCACGCACATCATCTCGTTGGTGGTGCTGACCTTCGCGGCCTGTCTGCGGTGCCCGTTGCGCTGGATTCCGGTGGTGTGGATCAGCACCTCCATCGTCTTCGTACTCGGCGCTCCCGCCGACGCGCGGGCCGGCTGGGCATTCGGGTTGGCGTTCGGCGCCGTGGTCATCGGCCTGATCCGAATCCTGGCCAGTTCGCGCCGCCAACTCGCCGCCAGCACCGAGCAGAAGCAGGTGGTCGAATCCCAGAAGGCCATCCTGCAGGAGCGGACTCGCATCGCGCGAGATCTGCACGACGTGGTGGCGCACCGGATGTCGGTGGTGGTGGTGATGGCGCAGACCGCGCGGTATCGGTTGGCGGACGTGAGTGACGAGGCGGCTGCGGAGTTCGAGGCGATAGCGGTGTCGGCTCGTGCGTCACTCGACGAGGTGCGCCAGATGCTCGGCGTGCTCCGTACCGATGGCGAGTCGCCGGCCGCACCGAATCCGGGCCTCGACGACCTCCCGTCGCTGGTCGGGCAGACCCGACTGACCGGCGCCACGGTGGATCTCGTCGACTCGGTTGTTCATGAGAAGATAAGTGCCACAGCGGGTGTGGTCATCTATCGGATTGTGCAGGAGAGCCTGGCGAATGCGACGCGGCATGCGCCGGGGTCGTCGGTGGAGATCACCGTGCTCCCGGCGCACGCCGGGGTCACCGAGGTGTGTGCACGCAACACCGCGCCCACCGCCGAACCGGTGTGTCTGCCGGGTGTGGGCGCCGGCATCGTGGGCATGACTGAGCGCGCCGCAGCGGTGGGCGGAGTGCTCACCGCCGAGCCCACCGCGGACGGCGGATTCCAGGTGCGTGCACTCATCCCGGACAACGCCGGCCATCGCGTCGACGCCGTCGGCTCGGCGGTGGGCGTGAGCGAATAG
- the gatA gene encoding Asp-tRNA(Asn)/Glu-tRNA(Gln) amidotransferase subunit GatA: MTSARTAGEITGLSAADLAAKISARELSSVEATQAHLDRIAEIDDDLGAFLHISGAEALVAAKAADDAIAGGEAPSPLAGVPIALKDVFTTTDAPTTCGSKILEGWVPPYDATVTERLRAAGIPILGKTNMDEFAMGSSTENSAYQLTRNPWDTDKIPGGSGGGSAAALASFQAPLAIGTDTGGSIRQPAAVTATVGVKPTYGTVSRYGLVACASSLDQGGPCGRTVLDTALLHSVIAGHDPRDSTSIDAPVPDVVAAARFGAEQDLSGVRIGVVTELQGEGYQSGVLESFRAALGVLTDRGAEVVEVSCPHFTYALGAYYLILPSEVSSNLARFDAMRYGLRIGDDGAHSAEEVMAMTRDAGFGPEVKRRIMIGTYALSSGYYDAYYGQAQKVRTLIARDFAAAYEQVDVLVSPTTPTTAFALGEKVDDPLAMYLFDLCTLPVNLAGVGAMSVPSGLSADDGMPVGLQIMAPALADDRLYRVGAAYEVARGPIE, encoded by the coding sequence GTGACATCAGCCCGCACCGCCGGCGAGATCACCGGACTGTCGGCCGCCGACCTCGCCGCCAAGATCTCGGCGCGCGAGCTGTCATCGGTGGAGGCCACCCAGGCCCACCTGGACCGGATCGCCGAGATCGACGACGATCTGGGTGCCTTCCTGCACATCAGCGGTGCAGAAGCGCTGGTCGCGGCCAAGGCCGCCGACGACGCGATCGCCGGTGGCGAGGCGCCCTCACCGCTCGCCGGTGTCCCGATCGCGCTGAAGGACGTGTTCACCACCACCGACGCGCCGACCACCTGCGGCTCCAAGATCCTCGAGGGTTGGGTGCCGCCGTACGACGCCACCGTGACCGAGCGGCTGCGCGCGGCGGGGATCCCCATCCTGGGCAAGACCAACATGGACGAGTTCGCCATGGGCAGCTCGACCGAGAACTCCGCATATCAGCTGACCCGCAATCCGTGGGACACCGACAAGATCCCCGGGGGCTCGGGCGGCGGCAGCGCTGCCGCGCTCGCCTCATTTCAGGCGCCGCTGGCCATCGGCACCGACACCGGCGGCTCGATTCGGCAGCCGGCCGCGGTGACCGCGACGGTGGGCGTGAAACCCACCTATGGCACGGTGTCGCGCTACGGACTGGTCGCCTGTGCATCCTCTCTCGACCAGGGTGGCCCGTGCGGGCGGACCGTGCTCGACACCGCGCTGCTGCACTCGGTCATCGCCGGCCACGATCCGCGTGACTCCACGTCCATCGACGCGCCCGTCCCCGACGTGGTCGCGGCCGCGCGCTTCGGTGCCGAGCAGGATCTGAGTGGCGTTCGGATCGGAGTCGTCACGGAGCTGCAGGGCGAGGGCTATCAGTCCGGAGTCCTGGAGTCGTTCCGGGCGGCTCTGGGGGTCCTGACCGATCGCGGGGCCGAGGTCGTCGAGGTGTCCTGCCCGCACTTCACCTATGCCCTCGGCGCCTACTACCTGATCCTGCCGTCGGAGGTGTCGTCGAACCTCGCCCGTTTCGATGCGATGCGCTACGGCCTGCGCATCGGCGACGACGGTGCCCACAGCGCCGAAGAGGTGATGGCGATGACCCGCGACGCCGGCTTCGGCCCGGAGGTCAAGCGGCGCATCATGATCGGCACCTACGCGCTCTCCTCGGGCTACTACGACGCCTACTACGGCCAGGCCCAGAAGGTGCGGACGCTGATCGCCCGCGACTTCGCCGCCGCCTACGAGCAGGTCGACGTCCTGGTGTCGCCGACGACCCCGACGACGGCGTTCGCGTTGGGGGAGAAGGTCGACGATCCGCTCGCGATGTACCTGTTCGACCTGTGCACCCTGCCGGTGAACCTCGCCGGAGTCGGCGCGATGTCGGTGCCGTCCGGTCTGTCCGCGGACGACGGCATGCCGGTCGGGCTGCAGATCATGGCTCCAGCGCTGGCCGACGACCGGCTCTACCGGGTGGGCGCGGCCTACGAGGTGGCCCGCGGTCCGATCGAATAG